One Streptomyces coeruleorubidus DNA segment encodes these proteins:
- a CDS encoding cation:proton antiporter regulatory subunit, protein MSAPRLRATPLPGIGVQYDMETREHRHLSVVAHRDGTRTVNVYRADDPDSCAQSLRLSSSEAGSLIDALKPSHHSPSLLYTTDLGLVAERIEVAATSRWNGRVLGDTRMRTETGASVVAVLRRAEAIPSPAPDFRLAGGDTLIVVGTREGVDAAATILGRE, encoded by the coding sequence GTGTCAGCTCCGCGCCTGAGGGCGACGCCGCTGCCGGGAATCGGGGTCCAGTACGACATGGAGACCCGGGAACACCGCCATCTGTCGGTGGTGGCGCACCGCGACGGCACCCGCACGGTGAACGTGTACCGGGCCGACGATCCCGACTCCTGCGCGCAGTCCCTGCGGCTGTCCAGCTCGGAGGCGGGGTCGCTGATCGACGCGCTGAAGCCGTCCCACCACAGTCCGAGTCTGCTGTACACCACGGACCTGGGGCTGGTCGCCGAGCGGATCGAGGTGGCCGCGACCTCGCGCTGGAACGGGCGGGTGCTGGGCGACACGCGGATGCGCACGGAGACCGGCGCGTCGGTCGTGGCGGTGCTGCGCCGGGCCGAGGCCATCCCGTCCCCCGCGCCGGACTTCCGGCTGGCGGGCGGTGACACGCTGATCGTCGTCGGCACCCGTGAGGGCGTCGACGCCGCCGCGACGATACTCGGTCGGGAGTGA
- a CDS encoding cation:proton antiporter encodes MHSAVLLIEFGSIILGLGLLGRFAGRFRLSPIPLYLLAGLAFGEGGLLPLGASEEFVATGAEIGVILLLLMLGLEYTASDLVSNLKTHYPSGLVDCALNALPGAAVALLLGWGPVAAVVLAGVTWISSSGVIAKVLGDLGRVGNRETPVILSVLVLEDLAMAVYLPIVTALVAGAGLLAGSLTLAIALGAAGLVLFLALRYGRVISRFVSSDDPEKLLLVVLGLTILVAGVAQQLQVSAAVGAFLVGIALSGEVAEGAHTLLSPLRDLFAAVFFVFFGLHTDPSSIPPVLLPALGLAVVTALTKIATGYWAARRAGLSVKGRWRAGGALVARGEFSIVIAGLAVSAGIEPSLGPLATAYVLILVVLGPLTARYTEPVAAWWNRRRESPPGAVETTPRAKEADAPVAD; translated from the coding sequence GTGCACTCCGCGGTCCTGCTGATCGAGTTCGGTTCCATCATCCTCGGCCTCGGCCTGCTCGGCCGGTTCGCCGGCCGTTTCCGGCTGTCGCCGATACCGCTGTACCTCCTGGCCGGTCTGGCCTTCGGCGAGGGCGGTCTGCTGCCGCTCGGCGCGAGCGAGGAGTTCGTCGCCACCGGCGCCGAGATCGGCGTCATCCTGCTGCTGTTGATGCTGGGCCTGGAGTACACGGCGAGCGATCTGGTCTCCAATCTCAAGACCCACTACCCGTCCGGTCTGGTCGACTGCGCGCTCAACGCGCTGCCGGGGGCGGCGGTGGCACTGCTGCTCGGCTGGGGGCCGGTGGCCGCCGTCGTGCTGGCCGGTGTCACCTGGATCTCGTCGTCCGGCGTGATCGCGAAGGTGCTGGGCGATCTGGGCCGGGTCGGCAACCGGGAGACGCCGGTGATCCTCAGCGTGCTGGTGCTGGAGGATCTGGCGATGGCGGTGTACCTGCCCATCGTGACGGCACTGGTGGCGGGGGCCGGGCTGCTGGCCGGCAGTCTGACCCTGGCGATCGCGCTGGGCGCGGCGGGCCTCGTCCTGTTCCTGGCCCTGCGCTACGGCAGGGTCATCTCCCGCTTCGTCTCCAGCGACGACCCGGAGAAGCTGCTGCTGGTCGTGCTGGGTCTGACGATCCTGGTCGCGGGTGTGGCACAGCAGCTCCAGGTGTCGGCGGCGGTCGGGGCCTTCCTGGTGGGCATCGCGCTGTCGGGAGAGGTGGCGGAGGGTGCGCACACTCTCCTCAGCCCCCTGCGTGACCTGTTCGCGGCGGTCTTCTTCGTCTTCTTCGGACTGCACACCGACCCGTCCAGCATCCCGCCGGTTCTGCTGCCCGCCCTGGGTCTGGCCGTCGTCACCGCCCTGACGAAGATCGCCACCGGCTACTGGGCGGCGCGGCGGGCCGGGCTCTCCGTCAAGGGCCGCTGGCGGGCGGGCGGTGCGCTGGTGGCCCGGGGCGAGTTCTCGATCGTCATCGCCGGCCTGGCGGTCTCGGCGGGCATCGAACCGTCCCTGGGCCCCCTGGCCACGGCCTACGTCCTCATCCTGGTCGTCCTCGGCCCCCTCACCGCGCGCTACACGGAGCCCGTGGCGGCCTGGTGGAACCGACGCCGCGAGTCGCCCCCGGGTGCGGTGGAGACGACGCCCCGGGCCAAGGAGGCGGACGCGCCGGTGGCCGACTGA